The proteins below are encoded in one region of Manis javanica isolate MJ-LG chromosome 8, MJ_LKY, whole genome shotgun sequence:
- the GREM1 gene encoding gremlin-1 isoform X1 — translation MASMSRTAYAVGALLLLLGTLLPTAEGKKKGSQGAIPPPDKAQHNDSEQTQSPQQPGSRNRGRGQGRGTAMPGEEVLESSQEALHVTERKYLKRDWCKTQPLKQTIHEEGCNSRTIINRFCYGQCNSFYIPRHFRKEEGSFQSCSFCKPKKFTTMMVTLNCPELQPPTKKKRVTRVKQCRCISIDLD, via the exons ATGGCCAG CATGAGCCGCACCGCCTACGCGGTGGGAGCCCTGCTGCTCCTCTTGGGGACCCTGCTGCCCACCgctgaagggaaaaagaaagggtccCAAGGTGCCATCCCCCCGCCAGACAAGGCCCAGCACAATGACTCCGAGCAGACTCAGTCTCCCCAGCAGCCGGGCTCCAGGAACCGCGGGCGGGGCCAAGGGCGCGGCACTGCCATGCCGGGGGAGGAGGTGCTGGAGTCCAGCCAGGAGGCCCTGCATGTGACGGAGCGCAAATACCTGAAGCGAGACTGGTGCAAAACCCAGCCGCTTAAGCAGACCATCCACGAGGAGGGCTGCAACAGCCGCACCATCATCAACCGCTTCTGCTACGGCCAGTGCAACTCTTTCTACATCCCCAGGCACTTCCGGAAGGAGGAAGGCTCCTTCCAGTCCTGCTCTTTCTGCAAGCCCAAGAAGTTCACCACCATGATGGTCACGCTCAACTGTCCGGAACTACAGCCACCCACCAAGAAGAAGAGGGTCACGCGTGTGAAGCAGTGTCGCTGTATATCCATCGATTTGGATTAA
- the GREM1 gene encoding gremlin-1 isoform X2: protein MSRTAYAVGALLLLLGTLLPTAEGKKKGSQGAIPPPDKAQHNDSEQTQSPQQPGSRNRGRGQGRGTAMPGEEVLESSQEALHVTERKYLKRDWCKTQPLKQTIHEEGCNSRTIINRFCYGQCNSFYIPRHFRKEEGSFQSCSFCKPKKFTTMMVTLNCPELQPPTKKKRVTRVKQCRCISIDLD, encoded by the coding sequence ATGAGCCGCACCGCCTACGCGGTGGGAGCCCTGCTGCTCCTCTTGGGGACCCTGCTGCCCACCgctgaagggaaaaagaaagggtccCAAGGTGCCATCCCCCCGCCAGACAAGGCCCAGCACAATGACTCCGAGCAGACTCAGTCTCCCCAGCAGCCGGGCTCCAGGAACCGCGGGCGGGGCCAAGGGCGCGGCACTGCCATGCCGGGGGAGGAGGTGCTGGAGTCCAGCCAGGAGGCCCTGCATGTGACGGAGCGCAAATACCTGAAGCGAGACTGGTGCAAAACCCAGCCGCTTAAGCAGACCATCCACGAGGAGGGCTGCAACAGCCGCACCATCATCAACCGCTTCTGCTACGGCCAGTGCAACTCTTTCTACATCCCCAGGCACTTCCGGAAGGAGGAAGGCTCCTTCCAGTCCTGCTCTTTCTGCAAGCCCAAGAAGTTCACCACCATGATGGTCACGCTCAACTGTCCGGAACTACAGCCACCCACCAAGAAGAAGAGGGTCACGCGTGTGAAGCAGTGTCGCTGTATATCCATCGATTTGGATTAA